The DNA sequence atcgaaatcgttagagccgttcccgaaatcctcaatataattatatatgtaaataaataattgctcgtttaaaggtataagattctgTTTAAAAGTACATGATCAGTGAGCATAATAGAACTATGtaagtaaatacatataacTAAGCTCTGTGAGCTGCAGACCTCGCTAAgtgctacgctcgtggttcaattttggaatctttcgcttgctcaggtatcaatattagcacgagaggttaaacaacaacttcgccccttgtaatacaaataactattaaacattaaatgATTAGGACAAAGAAATCTAAAAACAAACTTTTGATAATGCTGCCGGCTACTGTTTAACAGTATAGATACTAATTTAATCTCTTGTTCGATCAGTGATAAACTTGGATCCAGTCTGGTAACAGATTAATCTAAAGATAATCTTAATTATTTTGACGTCACCTGTAATTGAACAGTTTCgtggaaatgtttttttaatgtaatgaaTACTTCTCATATCTTTGGCATTCCGCTCATTACAATATTATATGTACTTTGTCCCTGCCATGTGTCATTAAAATCATGTCCATATTAGCGGGCAGTGTACCTACCAAGTTACTTTAATTCGCTAAACGCACTAGTATTAGTGTCACCCGCATTTTTGACCGAGCAAGTGGGAAGCGTGAACGAAGCCTCTCCGTTTCAGCTCGAGCAAATGTTTCCGCATGTATGTCCGGCTGGGCCTCTATAATATATTGGGGcctcataatgtattgtttgcccgcttTTTCGTTGGTCATAattaatttggttcagaaacgcgtcgctTTTCAGGATTGCTGTAAAACAAACTtagcctatctataggatagccttacgaaaatcctgaaaagtgaacggcttcagttttatgactaatgataatatgattaataagacaaaatatacattatgacttaaaactttacgggAAACAAAACCCCAACCCCAATTCCGGCTCTACAGCTCGCATTGTTCAGCTGATTCTCGGgtaattttgtgagcaggtttgaTAATTATATGCATTGTTGAttcaaattttggatttttcgcAGCCATATTCAGTTCTTAGATATGCAAAGTCAGACTCGCGAATTCTACAGCTCACTGTCACTAGTATATGATATTAATTGAACACATTACACTACTTGACATGTGTTTAACACTTGTTATAAGTTTAATACCTAATAGCTACCTGTAAAGGATAGGGTGACTTTAGAGTCAGACGTCCTTCAGAGGTCGAATGTGTGGTGAGAACATTGCCTGATACAGGTAGGTAATCGAGATAAGAGACCGTTAAGAAATAATTAGTCATAGTGTATTCCGAGGCTCACTGTGAAAccgtttatttattgtaaaattacatttaatcttagttaataaaagaaaataatataaaactaaacttacCTATAAAACCCCAACCGCAAGAAGAACTCTCTGTTGCGCCCGGTCGATtcgttgagagaggtgatgtcGGTCCCTGTGGTGTTGGCCGGCCGCGCCTTCATGTCGGCTGACAGGGGGCCAAAGTCGCAACTGCTAGGCCACACGCCACAAACTCATAGGCATTAGATAACGAAAGGCCGAATATTTACGGCGCCGGAGAATCTTAGGTCTGGTCAGCTGCAGCGTCGGCCTGAATGCGGATTGCCGTTTTAGGcgaaaattattttgttatcttTGTTTATTAGCTTTTAGAAACTgataaaattcaaaaatgttCCTATTTAACTACAAGCTAACTCACAACTTAATACACCTTTCATCGCATTTTAACTTTTTCGACGCcgtatcaaacacaaaagctgtcacgctgacgccacgtcaccgaagtgtcaaaactgaaattgaactttatgtataggtatgcacgtaggtctatgttgctctgtggtctgtgaccgattaatcggtctttggcgttgaacctacggtgcggatatatcggtcattggcgtccagaAAGTTAAATATAATACCCCCGATCAGACCTAAATACCTATAGGATAAGAGCGTTTCTTTCTAAGAATATAATCAGgtagatagataggtaggtattataaagCAGCAACTGATTTAGGTACTTATCCAACGATTACCtatgtatttcatttcatttcatacatgCCTATACATATAGATAGGTAACCTACCTATGATTCGTGTACATACTTACTTGTAGTCAGAATTcgttttttatttctattgaGTAAGTAcgtacatatttgatatttgttaatggatgtttattttatttcagaatCATCTTTTCATCATCTTCGACTTGTTCACGGAATCTCTACCTAAAAGAAAATGGATTACGATAATTACGATGGGAGTAAGTAACATAGTATTTAAAACCTgaagtagattttttttaacagtacctaattgttattttattgtccaataaagattaaaaaaaaaggtactTACCAACAGATTTTTTGGAGAAACTAAGTAGCGAgttttttgatgttttttttattattaataatcatttattattGTTCTTAATGTTTTATTGTTCTAAGTGCATCTCGTTTGCGTTAAAGCGTATATTTACTGAAGTTTTACTAATgcaatttgttatttattaggtacagtcaccacacgggttTTTTTGACAtgggattgttatgccatttagggttcttgctaaattggaaattttatagagtaagtattgaacaacaatacaatacaaatcctctttattgcacaacctcagaataaatttacatggaaatacaaataatacatgaagacagaggtaaacaacaggcggccttataTTAGCGaactcttccagacaaccttaccAATTTATCTAGGACCTTAAATGGCGCAACAaccgcggagcgtgatggtacatacTTAGTTGGTTTTTGCTACTCTCTATCAGGGTCAGTCTACAACAACCTAATACTACCTGTTTGTTGTTTGTTTGTGTTGTTCTTATTTGGCTAAAAAATAGCCAATTAtctctattttaaaattaggtatCTTTTTAATACGTAAACAGTATAAGTTATCACTTATACTGTTTACGTACGATCTACGAAACTATGCGGACGTTATCACGTCCGCATAGTTTCACGTAGATCTCAAGGAGACTAACCTCAACCATTTCTATTTCCAGAGCCGACCACGGCGGAGCCGGGCGTGTCGATGACAGCGCTGGAGGAGATCCCCTCGCTGACGGTAGCCTCCATCATCGGCGTGGCGCTCGTGGTGCTCGTCGCCATCGCCATCGTCTTCGTGCTCGGAGTCCTCATCGACTGCCGACAACAGTGAGTTCTCACAATCCCTTGACCATATTGGCCAGTAATAATATGAAACTATTCCCAAAATAGAGTATGTAGAGGTATGTGGGGTTCGAACTTTGAACACAGATTTACAAGCCGCAAGCCTATTATCTACCATTACCTACCAGTACTAAATTAACTTAGGTGTACGCTGgatttgtttcatttttaaatcTCTCGCTTAGCCCTATATTTAAATTGCGTAATTCCTTGATCTTGGAGATCAAGGAATCGACAGTCGTAGAGTATTAGATACGATACAGATCTCTCATTTAGGGCAAGAACGCACCACGATTTTTTGTCGCGCGATTATTTTGTCGCAGAAATGCAACGTTTATATGCCAGTGCGCGCACATGCGacaagaaaatatgtattacagcgcgattttaaaatcgcgTCGCACGatttaaaatcgtggtgcgcgcttggccttatAGTTTGTGatgcatatttatattttacagtCCCATTTGGATTGCTAACCGTGTCGTATATTagtaatacctaataaaaatgtTCCATTTCAGACGACTACTAGATGAAAAAATGGGCGAGATGAAACGTGCCAGGAGCTTGCGGGGCAGGCGTGCGCCAGCGCAAGACGCCGACGACGCCAGCATCGTCAACAACGAGGAGGCCCCGCCCACCAGCCTCCCTCCCGCTGCCATGCTTAGAGATGTGCCATGATCACACCGACTTTACATATTGGGTTTTACATAAAGTCTACAAAATGAATGATACAGGAAAAGTTTTAacaacattgacgtatatctcaggactggtcTTACGGGCAATaggaatggggcatgaatggggccagtacagcggtgtgacaccgctacaacgcgattggttgatgagttcgcatcacgcgcgcgattggtcgtaACAGGTTGCGTtggactgcacgattggctcgaattcgtgagtgacaccgctgaactgtaccatttttagtgcgcgtaaggcccgtcctgagatatacgtcaatgtttaACGCAAAAACCTCACCATGTAAATATGTGCCTAcgtaaagaaaaacaatattccaaatagtataattatttagttgatatttttatatgattGATGAACTAGGTATTCTCATAAGATGCTTAATTGACAATTAATCAAGCGTCTAAATTATGCAAATTGTGGTAGAAATACTTAAATGAAGAAAGTGACtgctatattttatataaataaattatattaggtatactgTAAATACGTTATTGTCAGGGATCTGAGGGATCGGATATTTGGCTGCATACCTATTTATCCAAAATTGGGTAAAGACTAATGGCTGGTCTTATTTATAAAAGTCTGTTGACTCTGACAAGCcattgataatcgtttgtccgtCCTTATTCATAATTTTGACAGAGAAAATTGAACAGAGGTGGCGTTGGCACACCGAAGTTCAATTAATTATGGGGTAGTAAATATGGAGGCGGGTTTTtaacttatacatatgtatttgccCCGATATTCCAGGCTCGTTAAAAACTATACGAGAATGTAAAGCAAGTATACTTAGTAGGTATAAAGTTGTAAATATATGCGTTGCGTATCATAGTTGTAGTAAATGTTATAGCCGTTATAGGTAATACAAGTTATCCCGTGGGTTCGACCTACTAACTATAACGTCGCCACTAAAGTGAAAGCTAGGTGTGTATCCGAATATCCAATTCCTGGGTATCTATGAAAATAGTcatatttgaatttaaatttggaTCCTAAATGAAAATGTGATAATACGTGTATTTGTAAATGACATTATGTAAGATTTTGATGCAGCGTTTGATATATGAGAAATAAAGAGtgtatacgagtatgtacaaaataaatatgttacaCAGTACATCAAACCGAGTTATTTACGTAAAAAATATCGTCTGataattttatgaatatatGATTGTAGTTGTCAAATTAGTCATTTCGGTATCATTTATGAAGAAGGACATCAGTCCGTGTAAATTAGTTAGAAACATGAAACAAATAGCTGTGCCATCTACTCGATACGTGATGGGTAGGTACAGAAACAcaatgaaaaaaccggccaggtacgagtcggactcgcccaccgagagttccgtacaaatttaactatctattatattttttacaaatttgcaGTTTTCGGATTTTTCTCTAtatttgtagtgtaagacgatattacttgccaaatttaatagttctaggtcaacgggaaaGTATACCCTGTCAATTTTGATTAccttgagagtgtcgaaatatacgtttgactttgcggcataaacggccgtaagtatcttttttaaattaacttacaagtttgattttttcacagcttcaagggaccgtagatagaagaaaaataaatcattGATTATCTCCAAAACGGACTTAATTAGAATACCGCTGGTTTCtttgaaaaaattacttaatttaagctcaggaatgacCTTTGAAATTAACGGTCTAAAAAAACAccgtgtacctacttatacacgCATCTCCGATCATGTAGGATAATCTGCATGTAGGATCAGGTGGTCTGCATCCTTCTATTCTGCCAATCGCAAATATCCACGGACGACTGATCAATTTGCATTTAAAGTCGTTATAGTCTAAGATCCGAATAAGGTGAAATAAATGCAAGTAAGTGATCCTTCCgaccgatttcggccatggcgaccacttcgacttctagtttgctcggcgctcgtgcgcccgaagatggaTCTTCGAGGTGAACCTCCGCGCACATTGAAGTAAGTACACAAGGTATACATCATTTTGATGGAATCCCGATGTCTTCACACATGTGTACCTAATATTATTTGTGTACCTATGTGGTGACACAGGACAAATACAAAAGACACTTGGTCAGTTGCGAGAAGTCATTTTAGCTCATTTTAGACTAAAAcccttttttgtaatttaattattcaatatattcaataaaaggcataataaaaacaagtttttgATCATCTGAAAGCCGACGTAATGGGGTTTGTGAATTTACAAAAGAtggaaagtaaaaatgtaaaaagtgcCAGGTATCCAAAACGAACTTAGGTCGCGCTAGCGAGGTAAGTACCTCTTTATTATGTTCTGTATTAAAAGAAATATTGGCATTGAAGATTTTTTTCAATGCTAAAGCAGCCTATACAGGATGCTCgagggcgattctcagagatgacgttcggtgcctgacttcggtgccgaattttattttttacttattttatacacgacttcatttcctaaaatctagccttaatataaaaaatattggtagcggaggcctccattagaaccttatagtttttttgatatttgagatttaaaaaacaccgaaatcatgtgcaggcactgaaatcaatttgcctcaccgaattcaaaaacgcttacacagaaatcacacttcaatattatatctaaattatattataatctattcatatttttcattattatttgatgataagtgatgtatggggttcttcaaaaaaggagtgtacaggtttttaaaaaaaggtcggcaacgcgcatgtaacacctctggagttgcaggcgtccataggctacggtgactgcttaccatcaggcggcccgtatgcttgtttgccacctatgtggtataaaaaaaatgtagcgaggctaatgatatcgcatagcttacataaatttaatagatagtacctttgtttactcgagattttaaaataaccaagttgcggcttatgaaacaacatctctagaagatatcccacactaattgactatcctcatacaatagggcgaAGTACGTATGGTCCAGAAACGAGTTTTagacatgtcgaccacaaattCGCACATACTTAAGTGCCatgaaaaagaaaatgtttgtttcacacaatccaatggcacactcatcaaaaagaaacttatgttacctacacccgataaacaagatacttttgagtggtgttcaatgctcaaaaatttttaatgcacttataaaacaatgtaaacaatacggaaaacaagtattttgctagacttaaaaatatgtagtatttttgaatgacagagttttaaagcgtgtattccctcaatttaaaactatttaaagttgttgactaatgcttaaagatctaatcacctattcattatgatctcctgcaccgtcaaacacttgagctaaattgtaactccgatatttagacataaatacatcagacattgaggattgttaaaacattggctatgttgaatttgtgttcatggctatgctttagaaatattgatcagtacctacctacgttcagtgcctttgaagcgatctcgacattcgaaggcgactttatttttaatcccttgttttgtgggtgcaccttgcatagtatgtaactacataagttattttaaacgaagtgggatctaatgaactacatttatttaaattggctcaagttcaaggtatcgtggtgtaggagggccacaagtgatacagaggacaaattcacataatatactccatTGGTTTGAAGAGAAATTAAGACAACAGCGGATAGAGAGAAAGAGacattgggtctacgattttcaacatacgtcttgtgaaaaaaaaaactactcattgtaaactagtgattttgtttacctatactatgatttaatttaagtacatagttttacgtttataaaacatatcttgtactttttaggtgtgataagttggaaaataaagtacaacaaactagtttacaaagcaggatttgaattcggtgatcactttcttgatatcggtggtcaaaaaatccactgaaaccaaggaaatcaacaccagtgatgtcaaaattaatcgcttgttagcaattacagaaatagtatgaatgatacagaggagatgtaataatgatgggtttacgtactttcgaggatttcttaatcacttgcgTAACGATAAAgacactaaaactgtgggagaaaattgcaccaccgatctcaaaaaaacatagaaccaaacccaccgaatgacagagaaacatttaaaaaactaccttagtatactgtgactgcacctctactttattcaacggttaaggcacaactaaagcatactttgtttgagccactgagttcctggtctacaactttgtaagtgtaccgacatggtttgtaaattacaccgaaatcagtcagtagcccgggacacatcgtaaatttggttttattcaatgtgttgagctaacacattattttgatttatagaatatgatcagttaactaataccttatgcgtgaatacCGATAATAACTTCGATATAATtccccatcttgagtaataattttttgtttcaaaaaatctgggcgcgggacacgcccaccgaacatcatttttcgcatttggatatttttttcatgtattatataaataacaaataattagtttgatagtgttccagacagaatatatgctgaagatcatgcctgaattaattcagatttattaaacagtaaattcaataactttttgccccggacacgtaaaaatggccctcctgagaaatgccctCGAGAGAATGACGAAGAATTTCTCATCTAGGACAGGAATATGCGTCATGTGGACTCCTTAATAATGAAACTCGTcgactttctttttatacccatgCAGTGTATTTACGGTTATGTTCATGTTTACATAACAATGTTGAACAAGGAATGCCGCTAGCCTACTTCATAAGTCAGTTTTTTGACTCATAATTTCACGGTTTATAACCAAATGGTTATGTATTAAATCAGGCTAATGGTGTTTATTCGGGAGGATAGTAGTGTCGAAGAGTCCATGACGCAGACACGACGCTCAACCACTGTGTTCCCAGCGAGGCTCAACATACGCGTTCATTAAATCAGTGCACATATTGGATTCTACCCATGAAACCTATCACGATTGATCGAGCTGTTTATCGCTTAGATAACAACAATTAGTATTATAAATGTATGAATAATCATTTTTCAGTACGTGGTTACATTCTGAAAGGATCACACGTTACCAGACTTTTTCGCTGTTCTTAAATCAATAACTAAAGGTCAAACAAAGAAAAGGTGaaggccattttttatttacaggGCAGTTACAATGTGTTTACAAAACAGtgttaaaaatctaataaattaaaataaatttatgtacGTTGTGTTTTAAAATGGGAAATTCTAAGTCTAAGAAATCTCAGAAGGAACCGGATAAGTTTTTCGAAAGGGAAAAATGGAGGGAGCAGAAACGGGAGGAGAGAAGGAAGAAAAATGCGAATCCTGCGAATAGAAGATTTGGAACGAAGGAGGGGCCAGTGCCGATGACGATGCAGTTGGCGAGCGCGCCGCGGGCGTCGACGGGGCACGCGCCCGGCCCGGCGCCCGCGCACGTCCGTTCCTACGATGACGAGGCGCTGGACCACATGCGCTACCAGCTACAAAACGACTCTGAAGCCTTTTTGCTCAACAACATTCTGTTATCGGTGCAATTTTTCGAAAATTTTGAAAGGTTAGTAacatagatatttttttttaattatattcgcATGCTTTATCGAGTCTAGGTACGAGGCTTTCAATGTTATGTAGGTATGACCTACTTTTAcaggaataaaaaaatgataaaactattCAAAGGTTCCGTGAAGCTTACCAACCTGctttttcataaaacttagcaaaacCTCTGTGAAATTTTGTTTCATACTAACaaacattgacattaaaaaacatattgacCGATAAGGACAAACAATTATCACGGGCTTTTTAGTATTTATGGAGAACGCCATAAATGTgtgaataattttaattaattaattaatattatacttacatGGTAggttgtatttatgtattattactagaaaagagaaaaaaaaacattttacattAATGCATGAACTCAGAGTACCTAGGTATTCTTTTATATCATTTTCAAtacaagatatatttttaaaatcagaatGCCACTTTGCAATtataagataaaaatacatgATACTCTTACGGATAAACATACCTAATATGATGATTTGTGTTGTGATTTCCTTGCAATAAGTATGTTTATTCACAAGGAAAAGATAGAAACTATTCCCTAATTTTGTAccttttaataaaatagttacaTAGTAACATACATACCTAAGAGTATCGATAAGATTACACATAAGATGGAATGCTATTATCTCAGTGAACtccaaataaaacaatattaacaCTCCGCGAATTATCTGTATTTTTGGATTTATTTAATCCGCGATAAGTGGATAAAAATAACTGGGGTATCGTAATGCATATTTCGCAGTTGATAATAGGAAATTACCTTTCTCAGTTTCCCCATGAGGCCTACTTATTAACTTACATATACTTACTATACGTATACCTATATTGTTAACTAAGGAATTAAAGGCATTTTTCAGATTAGTTTTGTGCAgacttttaattatttatcaggAAAACACATGTCTTAAAGTATCTGACACactgtagtgcataattgttttccttcgtataCTTtgtcggaaacgttcgtatttgtcatgctacttcagtcaacctcagtactttttgtaccgagaccactgaccgagactgactgaaatagcaaaccaagttcgtacgtttccgtgaaaatacgatggaaaataattatgcactatattTGTAGGTACACTGTAATATTATACAGGCTGAGCAAGAAGTACCTAGTTAAGCCAAATaaggtacattaggtacctatacatatagataTTCTCAACCATCGATAATTCGGTCAATACGCATTGCTGcttatattaaaaaaagtgCTTTACAAATAGATatataggtgagggtggggagggtcgatccctaggggacacttggtaatcTTCATTTCAAGTTTAACCAGACGTCGTACAGTTTTTTACGCTAgcaacactcattcattcgttcctaacttcacgttctgtcatggcgcCGTTTGGAACAAGTCAGTGGTTTgcaaatggcggacggtgaaaaaGTTGCTGCatgctttatttaattttcggtaagttttaactggatttattaaGTAAAATGTGATAGAAATgctgttagtgagtgtgcttattctatttgttgtttattgaagtgttAATTAACTTTGATTTCATTGAAATACGCGATCATAAGTTTCGGtcacggcacgttttataacctgactatgtatggggagactttgtctttttctttggGGGAGATATGATCctgggatcatgtcacccctaAAGGGATCAAGTCTACCTGGTAATGAACTaactaaataaagaaaataaattaataaataacaaaacgaTTCATAGAgctgtcatgtttttttttgttttaggaaaTCATGCCACGAAAATATACGACCAGAGAAGgttcaaaaaaaagaaaaccgataGATAAGGAAAGACTAAAAAATGCTGTATCTGAAGTATTAGCTGGTAATACCGTTAAAGgaacttcaaaaaaatatggcaTACCTCTCATGACCTTAAAACGATATGCGAGAAAGCAACAAGCATCGACAGAAGAAATACAATATGAACCTAACTACAAGCGGTCTCAAGTATTAACTGACGAAGAAGAAAAAGATTTGGTAAAATATTTAGAGGAAGCTAGTAAGTTGTACTATGGCCTTACTCCGAAAAATGTCCGTACTTTGGCCTATCAGTTTGTgaaaagaaatgaaaaa is a window from the Cydia amplana chromosome 6, ilCydAmpl1.1, whole genome shotgun sequence genome containing:
- the LOC134649240 gene encoding uncharacterized protein LOC134649240; amino-acid sequence: MDYDNYDGKPTTAEPGVSMTALEEIPSLTVASIIGVALVVLVAIAIVFVLGVLIDCRQQRLLDEKMGEMKRARSLRGRRAPAQDADDASIVNNEEAPPTSLPPAAMLRDVP